GCATTAACATATAACTCCATGTGTACATCACCCCATGAAACTTGTCCTTGGGCAACAAGCATCCTAAAATCGGTGTCGTAAGCTTTCCAATTGCCCTTGGCGTCTGCAATATCTCTGACTGATTCTAAATGTTTAGCTAATTTAGCTTGTTGTTCTGGGTATTTAATACAATAAATTGCAGCAAATCTATTCCATGCTGTAAGCCAGTCATGCATGGATGAGAGAGTTACCTCGCTTTGGGAATCGTTCTCTACCTGGTGGATTGTAAGCTTGCCTGGACTGTCACCATCTTCGACCTGTATAGATAActtacctttcttttgtttgtctTTCGACAAAAGGCTTGCAAATTCTATATACTGGTTTGACCAAATTTTTGATTTAGTTTGATCCGATACCCTTGCATCAATTGGTACTGCTGTACTAACAAAACCTGTCGGACACTTACCAGCGATTTTCTCAGTGTGATCCACAACTACCGCTTCAACTGAGTGTTGAATAGCGTTGTCCAGATGTCTAGATTCTCTTACCAACCCGTCATTATCATTGTTGTTAGATGCCCCTAGAGGATTTATACTAATACTCCCCTGAGAATTTGAAGCACTGTTGCTGTTAATGTTGTTTATCAGCGTTGTCAACTCGTCTCTAATTGTGGCCGTCACCCGCTGGGTCACCTGTGCTGTGATGGTTTCCAGTACATCGGGGGATAAAGCTGGCGAAACGGATAAAGCTGGCGAAACCACTTCCAAGTTCATTGATGTCCTGCGTTTCTTTTGTTTTGAGACTGTTGATGGTTTTGCGCGAGCTTGGCTTGTTCTTTTTGGTGGCATACTTATTCTTGATGACGAtaactaaaattacaaattcaCTGATATTGGTTAGTAAACAATTGTCAACATCCGGTCTGAATAGATcggaaaatatatattataaaacataaaaattccggaatacttaattattattattttattttattttttttttaaggcatTGTCATATTAAAGAAACTCATCTTACGTCTTAGCTAaccaatgaaatattcattttttgtgcatcttgaaaatagaaaaaaaaataaaaaacgaaaGTGGCCGCAgtcttgtacatatttttttccctttctaTGTTAATAAGCAGTCTAAAATTGTGCTATTCTGATATATTGGTGTATGTACTCGAATGCGGCCTTATAGAAATATCAGATCAAACATTacaaaaacccatatattttacaaaatcggTAAACAAGGTCCGGTTTCGGAGTTTACAATTACCAAACGCACGTGAATTTTAGCAAACGAATGTTACTATCATGCATGGGGTGTCCTACATGAATTATTCCGGCGaacattttaaagatatcaTGTGTTTGATTTTTCACATTTCGACAGGGCCGATATGTTATACTTAGCTTACCCAGTTCTTAGAAATACTGTTAATtaagttcaagatatttttgcagcTTAGTTTTatcctaaattttcaaatttttaaatacattttatctatgctaaggggaaataactctttctGACtgttctctcagttgtatgtctaaatgctataaatTTTCTTATcccaacaattaattttattaaaatgtttttgtagTTTTACTTTCCTGACACAGTTgacaatgaaattaaacaagataaacaagtttctgtctaaaatatttcactttttacaaaaaagtacGTTTTCTGATGATAAATTATgctttagttcatgtttatctgacatatcaaaaagtgtgatgacatgtatattttttcctatattgatgaaatttaagtctattaaactgaaatcagttctgtttttcaactttcatcaaAGAGTTTTACGAGTAAGGAGTTACCTTAAAaaagcgatgatctacgcaaatcCCTGCATGTAAAAGTGGCCTTATTTTACACAAtcaaactcttcaaaattatcatcCTCACCTTTCAATCACTCATTGGAAATCTTCACTTCacctttgtttacaaatattgctttgttgcatttcaatttttaacttcttctccCTTTCCTACCCCAATCTCTATGCTGCAATTTTATTCTACTCTAGGCGCAATAATGTGACGTCACTTCAAAGAACATTAGTCACGCTTTGAAAAGCTGCATTTTCATTGTTGAATTGAaggtcaatgcattattataTCTCACTACaatattatcatataatttatatttcatttcgcGCGCTTCGCGCCCTCACAAAATCTTCAATTTTATGCGGGAACTAACAGATAGATTGTGAGATGTTTGATTTCTTattaattaaaacttaattaaccgataagaaaaaaaatcataaccaagtaaataaaaccaaaatcaaacttAAGATAATTCTTTGTGATATTTTCGAAATTACGATCTATGACAATGAAATACATATGAACACGAATAATGcaatatgaaatgaaaacaaatattcagttttcaatatatttctatttacATGTGAAATAATGCACTTCTACAAACGTAAATAAGTGaaattaaagctatacacgctataatttgcgtcaattttgaataaaggggaaagtgtatgtgtttgattactaatgaaagttacctttatgctgttaattataatgctcaattcgatcacgtaacaaatatatcaaatattaaacaataaaaaatatttattttcctgccaggaaagtaatgcctcttcgtgaatatcaatctatcacgtgatatcgacagctaaatttagtctatcataccaaaactggtgaagggtcaacatcttcataattgtgatagtttcacaaaggaaaggatattttcagtaaagcataaatttgtccgatatacgagtacaaacaaaagaaaaaaatacaagcctgtgagtagatatgaatacttcctttaaaaaaatgacgtagacctgtgtttttcccctatgtgctatttatagatcctataagtgttaatgcagaagtaaggatatcgtgaatgacaaacgtattttactcattatcaGGGTTGGAAATTCACCAAAAATAGCAGCCAGCCACAGGGCTGGTAACTTTTTAAAGTTACCAGCCCTGCCCAAAATCTGCCAGTCctgataaaaatgttcattattatGAATGAACTATACATAAAGCTTAATATTTATATCTGTAACACAGGCCCCTCGAAATCTTTAACTTTTACAAGTATTTGAAACCATATCTAAACATAACCCAAAGAATgcttattattaattttaacatgctgaaaaaattaaactattcaattacatgtactatataattataaacccTCCTTTAGAAGCCAGCTAACAATGTCATAATCATGAACCTTctaaacaatttcaaagattgacaataatatgatatcaaatattgaaagggattaaattaaaacaactgtaaataaatgtgataaaaatttatttattcggTCAGATGCACTCCTTTTAACTGCTAATTGTGTTTTGGtctcacaacactatttttctGTAGGTTCAAAATATGGTCAAAGCAAAATAATTACAGATTTCTCGTTTGTTTTGAGGGGTTTTCCGCCAGTGACAGGGCTCTATTTTCAATGAGATAAAAACGGTGAAAACGCATAATTTTTCCgcttttgtaaaaatatgaGGTAACTTGATATTCTTATGCAAATTACTTGCACAGGGGATAAAATGCTTGTACTTGATTTTCAACCACATGAGTAACTTCGATGTCTCCGAGTAAACTCTTGTgtctttgtgtttatttgctaCTAAATCGTTtatgatttattgtttttaaagttgTAAAGGGAGATTTCGCCAGAAGATTGTTTAAAATCAACTACCCACATCTAAATATGCGTAATTTTGGTCAGAATATAtcgtaaaaaataaaagtggtGTACAACCTATCCACCCTCGACATTGTTTACGAGCTTCCCATGTGTTTCATAACTTATCAGCCATTCAAATTCTACTTTCCATCTCGGAACTGTACATCGGCGTCTTTTGTTTtagttgtatatttttttcccttagCGTCAATCAAGGAACGCTTTTTGGGAATCGATAAACTCAAAAACTTGCGCATCATCTACCATGTTGCTTCTATTGCAATAGTGCATAACAAAATTGTATTGTGAACACTGGTTGGCTAAAACAATCATTCAGACCAATGAGCGAATAGATTACAACTTGTAGAGCTTACCTAATTCTCAACGAAACCTAACAACCGACATTGTCTGCACTTTTTGTGAATGAggtaaataacttaaaaatagaaattgtcGGTTTTCAACTAGGACTGGCTATTAAAATTAGCCCGACTGCCGGGCTGTCTTTTGAAGTTTCGCCCCCGCCCGCTTAAGAAACAGACCGTCTCGGGCGGTCGGGCGGGCTCTTATTTCCAACCCtgtcattatacatgtatgtatttcaaattaacaactgttaagcatatcaaaaatcaagttggatatttaattaggcaaacaataacgaccacctagttctccgcggacatgcgcagtgaggtcggtttgctcttccttcatcaatattcatgaaaaggtatattttcctggcaggaaaacaaacaattaaaaatctatatctttgtaactagatggaattcaccattgtaatttacagattaaggataacttttataagtagacaaacacatgcgttttcactgtcattcaaaattgacgtaagttatagcgtgtatagctttaagcTATCCTTtgttaataaaatcaaacagtttTGAATCTTTTGGGGTTCGTTTTTTATCTTTATGGGTAGACCGATGTACCGCATGAGAGTCTTTGAGATAACAAGGCAACACAATTTTGAACAAATCGTTATCATTATCAGTCATGCAGGTGTAACCAGAGTGATCTTTACCGTCGCTATCAGTCTGCCATTATGATATTTCATTTGACAGCATACTTCAACCACAGTAATTGTTGTTATTCTATACAATTTTATTGCAATAACACTGTCTTTCTGTTGACCTTGCTAACCCAAGATAGTGCAATATGACCAGCGATTATCTTCAGATAATGGAAACGTGAATTGCCACAATCGTGCAGCTTTGTAGTGTAATATAAAGTTTTTGTCGATAATTATAACAATATGGAAAACGCATGGCTAATTTTGGCCCTTCTGGTTATACCTGCAGGGTATGTTGTTTTTGAGTTGCATGCTTTCAATGACAAACTTAAGTGGTGTGAACATAATCTAAGCAAACTCAAAAGCCAAGTTAGTgctgaagaaaagaaaaatgaacattttttgaaCACTATTTCCAAACTGGAAAAGCAAATAGAAGATTTAAGAACGGAATCTAAAAGTCATATGGATCGAGAGAAAAGTAAATCTGAGGATCTTCAAAAGGAATTGCTTCGTTTGGATTTGCAAATGAAAGATTCAGCTAGGGATTTGATTTCGACgcttaatgaagaaaaaaagaaaactgaagATTTACAAAAGGAAATAAACCGCTTGCAAAACAAGCAGGAAGTCACAAagattaaaatagaaaaaacagAAACTGATGTAAAGACACGGGATGACGTTTTGAAAGACCTCGATGACAAAGCAAGTTCTTTGCATGATGCGTTACAAAACACGGTGGAAGAAATGCAAAAGTTAGTAAGGCATGTCACAAAAATGGACAAGGAAATGCATAATTTGAGAACAGGTAAGAATCAGTCATATAAAAACGTAGTCTACATTTCCTTAAGATGCAGCATATCAATTTGTCTTAATATATGTTCAATTCTTGaaataattaaggtcttccgtttccaacggaagacctttctattattgtgcgggttaagatttttcttatttttcttttttttttttgtttcctagacgcgaactttgaggcttcatatcttgctcatttctgaacgctgtttgctcaaattttcagggctaatgtactttacaaaacactatcttaagcaattcatacaatttataattccctttccgttaaatagttattccccttttaaatttttttagggccttttgtttccagacaaaggctccgagactatgataacAGGGAAtaggaatccaacgaatttgaataacagacacattgtagttgtgcacatctgtttttgtt
This genomic window from Crassostrea angulata isolate pt1a10 chromosome 8, ASM2561291v2, whole genome shotgun sequence contains:
- the LOC128160932 gene encoding uncharacterized protein LOC128160932 — its product is MPPKRTSQARAKPSTVSKQKKRRTSMNLEVVSPALSVSPALSPDVLETITAQVTQRVTATIRDELTTLINNINSNSASNSQGSISINPLGASNNNDNDGLVRESRHLDNAIQHSVEAVVVDHTEKIAGKCPTGFVSTAVPIDARVSDQTKSKIWSNQYIEFASLLSKDKQKKGKLSIQVEDGDSPGKLTIHQVENDSQSEVTLSSMHDWLTAWNRFAAIYCIKYPEQQAKLAKHLESVRDIADAKGNWKAYDTDFRMLVAQGQVSWGDVHMELYVNARLTTALSSKPNKSHKDMSYSSMPRGVCFQYHSGKNCSAGFSCRFQHRCYNCGGSHPFIQCTKQSQAALSDHAEVSKPNR
- the LOC128158059 gene encoding uncharacterized protein LOC128158059, encoding MDREKSKSEDLQKELLRLDLQMKDSARDLISTLNEEKKKTEDLQKEINRLQNKQEVTKIKIEKTETDVKTRDDVLKDLDDKASSLHDALQNTVEEMQKLVRHVTKMDKEMHNLRTEQRAFRDEYSGGNLILNSIRAGLSFVVSKLLEFATGGLLSVRLLN